A region from the Oncorhynchus keta strain PuntledgeMale-10-30-2019 chromosome 5, Oket_V2, whole genome shotgun sequence genome encodes:
- the litaf gene encoding lipopolysaccharide-induced tumor necrosis factor-alpha factor homolog codes for MASAPPMETGGFVGLPQPPSYEESVGPQYQGTVLPPAYTKSAQSPYPTQPYNQIYQPTAHSTTSPIVSVQTIYVQPGVVFGDLPVQTHCPACAQMVITRLEHTSGTMAWLTCAGLFIFGCIYGCCLLPFCVDGLKDVTHRCPNCNNVLGEHKRL; via the exons ATGGCAAGTGCACCACCAATGGAGACAGGTGGATTTGTGGGGCTCCCTCAGCCACCTTCCTATGAAGAATCAGTGGGTCCTCAGTACCAGGGGACGGTGCTTCCTCCTGCCTACACCAAATCTGCACAGTCTCCATACCCAACACAGCCGTATAATCAAATATATCAACCAACGGCTCACAGTACTACCAGTCCAATAG TGTCAGTTCAGACCATTTATGTCCAGCCGGGTGTGGTGTTTGGGGATCTTCCAGTGCAGACTCATTGCCCTGCATGTGCCCAGATGGTGATCACTCGGCTGGAGCACACCTCTGGAACAATGGCTTGGTTAACATGTGCTGGCCTGTTCATTTTCGG TTGCATCTATGGCTGTTGCCTGCTTCCTTTTTGTGTGGATGGTTTGAAGGATGTGACACATCGATGTCCGAACTGCAACAACGTCCTTGGAGAACACAAACGGCTTTGA